The following coding sequences lie in one Caretta caretta isolate rCarCar2 chromosome 28, rCarCar1.hap1, whole genome shotgun sequence genomic window:
- the MED11 gene encoding mediator of RNA polymerase II transcription subunit 11, protein MATYSVANERLRVLEELEREIGASLQSAGNVILELSKEKPTERLLERQAAQFTASVQKVESELSGQIRYLTQVATGQPHEGSSYSARKGCQMALNRVDYARVKLGELARTCEHMLEQ, encoded by the exons ATGGCCACCTACAGCGTGGCCAACGAGCGGCTGCGGGTGCTGGAGGAGCTGGAGCGCGAGATCGGCGCCTCGCTGCAGAGCGCGG gGAACGTGATCCTGGAGCTGTCGAAGGAGAAGCCGACCGAGCGGCTGCTCGAGCGCCAGGCCGCCCAGTTCACCGCCTCCGTGCAGAAGGTGGAGTCGGAGCTGTCGGGCCAGATCCGCTACCTCACCCAG GTGGCCACGGGGCAGCCCCACGAGGGCTCCAGCTACTCGGCCCGCAAGGGCTGCCAGATGGCGCTGAACCGGGTCGACTACGCCCGGGTCAAGCTGGGAGAGCTGGCCCGCACCTGCGAGCACATGCTGGAGCAATAG
- the CXCL16 gene encoding C-X-C motif chemokine 16 isoform X1 yields MAATPGPGATLLLLLLLLGPPPAWGNEGGALGVCKCQRLRTPPGRLRDLADRVKGYEACGGHLVRFELPRVQICGLDSADWVIQLRQLWENKEAGRIDARQGGGGPAPNPTNASLPPNTRSPMPSAARPLEPHGLTDGPPERQGLTDGPPQRHGPPEPHGPPEPQGLTDGPPEPHRPTDEALTTDPVGGPSLAPQQGEGAADGPPPRSAPSLPHGRAGAAGHHPGAAGGPDLRALPAEPAAPPATRPPAPRPRHRDTVPLLRAGMTDDAPPKPGPQHPDPHCAFLGWGGGG; encoded by the exons ATGGCGGCGACCCCCGGCCCGGGAGCgaccctcctgctgctgctgctgctgctgggcccccCGCCGG CCTGGGGGAACGAGGGGGGCGCGCTCGGGGTCTGCAAATGCCAGAGGCTGAGGACGCCCCCCGGCCGGCTCCGGGACCTCGCCGACAGGGTGAAGGGCTACGAGGCCTGCGGCGGGCACCTCGTCCG gttcGAGCTGCCCCGTGTACAGATCTGTGGGCTGGACAGCGCCGACTGGGTGATCCAGCTCCGCCAGCTCTGGGAGAACAAAG AAGCCGGAAGGATTGATGCCCGccaagggggcggggggccggCCCCGAACCCCACCAacgcttccctgccccccaacacccGGTCCCCCATGCCCAGTGCGGCGCGACCCCTGGAGCCCCACGGACTCACAGACGGACCCCCGGAGCGGCAGGGACTTACAGACGGACCCCCGCAGCGGCACGGACCCCCAGAGCCGCACGGCCCCCCAGAGCCCCAGGGACTCACAGACGGACCCCCGGAGCCGCACAGACCCACAGATGAAGCCCTGACCACCG ACCCCGTTGGGGGGCCCAGCCTGGCGccccagcagggggagggagCGGCTGAtgggccccccccccgctcagcccCGTCCCTACCTCACGGCCGTGCTGGTGCTGCTGGGCACCaccctggggctgctggggggcctGACCTACGTGCTCTGCCGGCGGAGCCGGCGGCCCCCCCAGCTACCCGGCCCCCCGCCCCGAGACCCAG GCACCGAGACACTGTACCACTCCTGCGAGCTGGGATGACGGACGacgccccccccaaacctggaccCCAGCACCCCGATCCCCACTGTGCTttcttggggtggggaggtggggggtga
- the CXCL16 gene encoding C-X-C motif chemokine 16 isoform X2, with protein MAATPGPGATLLLLLLLLGPPPAWGNEGGALGVCKCQRLRTPPGRLRDLADRVKGYEACGGHLVRFELPRVQICGLDSADWVIQLRQLWENKEAGRIDARQGGGGPAPNPTNASLPPNTRSPMPSAARPLEPHGLTDGPPERQGLTDGPPQRHGPPEPHGPPEPQGLTDGPPEPHRPTDEALTTGTETLYHSCELG; from the exons ATGGCGGCGACCCCCGGCCCGGGAGCgaccctcctgctgctgctgctgctgctgggcccccCGCCGG CCTGGGGGAACGAGGGGGGCGCGCTCGGGGTCTGCAAATGCCAGAGGCTGAGGACGCCCCCCGGCCGGCTCCGGGACCTCGCCGACAGGGTGAAGGGCTACGAGGCCTGCGGCGGGCACCTCGTCCG gttcGAGCTGCCCCGTGTACAGATCTGTGGGCTGGACAGCGCCGACTGGGTGATCCAGCTCCGCCAGCTCTGGGAGAACAAAG AAGCCGGAAGGATTGATGCCCGccaagggggcggggggccggCCCCGAACCCCACCAacgcttccctgccccccaacacccGGTCCCCCATGCCCAGTGCGGCGCGACCCCTGGAGCCCCACGGACTCACAGACGGACCCCCGGAGCGGCAGGGACTTACAGACGGACCCCCGCAGCGGCACGGACCCCCAGAGCCGCACGGCCCCCCAGAGCCCCAGGGACTCACAGACGGACCCCCGGAGCCGCACAGACCCACAGATGAAGCCCTGACCACCG GCACCGAGACACTGTACCACTCCTGCGAGCTGGGATGA